TCATATCGATCCTCAAGCAATTACTCGCGCCACCACGATTGCCGGATTCGATCGAGAATTAGTGATTAAAAAGCTAGGATTTGAGACAGTTTTTGACTATTATGCCGCTAGTAGTCCCTTGCCCTTTCAACCCTATTTAGCTAAACCCACTTTTATCCTCTACGCGGCCGATGATCCCCTCTTTTCCCCCGCAGTTATTCCCGATCTGCAAGCAGCGATCGCTGATAATCCCCACGTGGATCTACTCTTAACCAACCATGGCGGTCATGTGGGTTATATCAGCAGTTTATCCTGTCAGCGTCAGTGGGGCGATAGCGATCGCTGGTGGGCATGGAATCGGGTTTTAGACTGGTTTGACCAAAAAACTGGCAAATAATACTAAATCCGTTGAGTATAGGTTAAATATCACTTGGGAGCAAGTCAGTTTTGTCAGAACATAAATACTATTCAATAGCTAAAGACTGTTATTTAGGTAAGCACAGCGGTGTTTAAGCACTTGAGGGATATTTTCTTCATTCCACTGGGCTCCAGAAATTTTCAGTCGTCGGTCAATCTGTTTAACCGTGGATTCAACGGCTCCCGAAGCAATAGAGCAAATCTCTTCTTGTTGATAGTAATTATAATTAACAATTCGATGACGATGAATCTCTAAATAACGACAGAAATTTTCAGCTCGTTCGTTTTTTAAAGGAGAGATTAATGCTATTGTTTCCTCAATTTTGCCCTGCCATAATAAACTTTCTGCTTTTTTCAATCTCTTCACTGAACCGCCGACTTTATGAAGATTTTCTACCAAATGAAACCAGTCAAGTATTTCTCTTTTTTCTCCTGGACAATCCCAGTTTTTCACAATTTTCCCAATACCGGGATGTCCGTCTCCCAAACAGGTAAGGGGGTCAGATAAAGGTTGTTGATTAACCCAATATATTAACGATTCATTTTCTCCAAACCAAGCTTTTCTTAGGAAAGTATCAACACAGATTGCTTTATAATCTTTCCAGATACAAGCCTCTCCCTTAGTTTCGGTTCTTAAGCGCACTTTTCCTCCATCTAGACTAATTTCTTGAACGGGGTTTCCTGATTCTTCTTCGGCAAATTGGTGGCGATGGACTAATCGTTGTTGAGTCCTAGCCGAGACCTTCATCCCTATATAAAATTGAAGATCTCTGGCGGCATTTTCATAAGAAACATTGGCACTAGCTCTTAAACAACAGCGTTCTAAGTAAGGACTAATTTGGTTATTACGAGGAATATTTAAACGGATTGCTTGTTTTTCTGTCAGGCATAATTCTCCGATGATGCTTTTTATTTTTCTCGGTCTCCCGGCTTGAGTTCCTGTCGTTTTTGTGACAAAAAAAAATCCTAGTTTCGGAGTTATATATTTTAAGGTCTGTTCTCTTATTGTCGTCTCTATTCCCTCTAAAGTTTGGATTTTTTCAGCCTCAGCTTCCTGATGAAGAATCTTGGCTATCGCTTGAATATGTTGGTTAAGTTCTTGTTGTTGCTTTGGAGTCATTTTTGTCTTTTCCCCACTCTTTTCTCTATCCCATACCCAATTGATGCTTTTGTCAAGTAGTTTATTTGTTCTTCAGCTTTGACTTGCTCCCAGTGGAAATCCCCGATGAGGAAATCGAACTCGAAACCGCCATTCAACGCATCAACGACCATGTAATCGAGAGAGTCGGGAATTTTATTATCACCTCTACCGAAAACCTACCCAATGGAGTAACACTGAAGATGGTGAGCTTACCAGCAGGTAAATTTCTCATGGGATCTCCTGACAGTGATCTCGATGCTGAAAGTTATGAAAAGCCTCAACACCTAGTTCAAGTAAACAGTTTTGCGATTGGGAAATATCCAGTTACTCAGGCACAATATCAAGCAGTAATGGGAACAAATGCAACATCTCAAAAATCGCTGAGAGGTAAGAGGAGAGCAACGGCAGCGTCGCTGCCCTCTTATTTTCAAAACAATCCGCAAAATCCGGTAGAACAAGTTAGCTGGAATGACGCTCAAGCTTTTTGTCAGAAATTGAGTCAAATAACAGGGAAAACCTATCGCCTACCGACGGAAGCGGAATGGGAATATGCCTGTCGTGCGGGAACAACTACTCGCTATTATTTTGGTGATGATGCTAATCAGTTAGGAGATTATGCTTGGTATGGCGGAAATTCTCAAAATACAACTCATCCTGTGGGTCAGAAAAAGCCCAATGCTTGGGGACTCTATGACATGATTGGCAATGTTGGGGAGTGGTGCGAGGACAATTGGCATGATAGCTATATCGGAGCGCCGACGGATGGCAGTGCTTGGATAAAAAATGGTAATGATTATCAAATATTGCGGGGCGGTTCCTGGGGCGACGTTCCTCTTCGCTGCCGTTCCGCGGTTCGCGTCAACGGCCTCCGCCGCGACGACCGCGACGACGATCTCGGTTTTCGGGTGGTGTGCGGTGCTGGGAGGACTCTGTAACCCTTTTTCCCTTTTTTCCCTTTTTACCCTCATTCCCTATTTTTCAATTTTTCTCTTTCTTTCCCGCCGCTAGGCGGGTCGATTTTTTTTTAAGATTTTTAATGGCTTCCATTACTGTTAATATCTCAGATGAACAGTTGAAGACTTAATTAGGGTTTGCATAGAAGATTCGATTTTCAATTTCTGTCGATGGCGTTTGGAACAAGGGGTTAAGGCTTGTGTTCGATGCCATCAAATCATTACAGATATGCCAATAATCCCAGATGATAGAGAATAGATATTTCCGAAAATTAAATATGCGTAACCTGAAACCCTTGGTAGGGACAATTCATGAATTGTCCCTACGTTTTCGGAGTAAAATTCATGAATTGTCCCTACGTTTTCGGAGTAAAATTCATGAATTAGTCCTACGTTTTCGGAGTAAAATTCATGAATTGTCCCTACGTTTTCGGAGTAAAATTCATGAATTGTCCCTACGTTTTCGGAGTAAAATTCATAAATTAGTCCTACGTTTTCGGAGTAAAATTCATGAATTGTCCCTACGTTTTCGGAGTAAAATTCATGAATTGTCCCTACGTTTTCGGAGTACAATTCATGAATTGTCCCTACGTTTTCGGAGTACAATTCATGAATTGTCCCTACGTTTTCGGAGATGTCTAATGATGACACAGCTAGTCTCTCTGCTATAGTACAAAAGTCGTTTAGCATGATACGCTATCTAACCTTATTGCGATCGCATTGAACTTTTCCTATTCCCTTTGATTTGCTTGTCTAACCTGTTCGATCTCTAATTCTAAAGCTTGTGCTATCTGTTCAAAGTTTAATCCTAAGGCCAATAAACGAGGAATAGAGGCTAATTTTGCCGCTAATTCGCCTTCTTGTCGGCCTTCCTCTCTACCTTCCTCTCTACCTTCCTCTCTACCTTCCTCTCTACCTTCCTCTAAAGCTTCCTGATACACTTTAGTTTGTTTTAAATCGCTTAAACTAAACATCGCTTCTATCTCCTTTCTACTGACTTGGGGTAACTTATAAACCAAGATTGTCTCTATCAATTCTAAAAGTTCTTGCTGTTGTTTGAGCTTAGGTAATTCTTGTCTAATCTAACGGGAATAAAACCTATTATCTTTCTGAAATTGTACTTCTAGGAAATAAATAGGCTGATTGGGTGTATCAGGCAAAAAGACTCCATCGAGACGAAAGGACAATTGTTTAACTTCCACCGAGGAGAATTGATAAGAATTGGCGGTTTCAGGAGGAAGGTTCAACAAATCAAAGAAACAAGCGGGAAATCTTTGTAAGAGTTGATAAAAAATACTGTCAGTTTTCACGCAATTAAACTCAAAAAGAGGCCTCTAGTTTAGCAAAAGTTTTTTATTGTATTCTTCAGGAAGCTCCTGTTTTTGAGCAATTGGGATGACGACTGTTACCCAACACCATCGGAACCAAGATTAAATAGGGTATGATGGGGGTTGGATAGATTTTCTCCTATACTTTTTCCTCAAGTATGACAACCGGGGAAAGCTGGAAGGGTGGCACACCATAAATCATCTTCTTGCCAAAGAATAACTTTAATATTCATCTTTAACTTTTTTGTCCTTATATGTCGAAGTAATGATCGATATCAATCGGGAACCACTCCCCATCTAATACCTGTTCGAGGGAGAAAGGAGGCTCCACAGGAATCGCGTCGCCAGTGACGGTTTTCGCTTGTATTGAGGTTTTTCGAGCGTTCGAGTAGGCTTTTTGAAAATAATCCCGCGCGTGGTTGCTGAGAGTAGTAGTTTCTAGCCACTCTCCTAGTTGAGTTCGGAAACTGGCGATTTCTCCTACCCAGTGACAGACGTTGCGTTCTCGCTCCCGTTCCGATTTGTGATAAGCTAACTTAAACAGGTGTTCGATCAGCTGGGTTAATAAACTCTCTACAGCCCGTCTGTCACTTTTCCCCATGCACTCCACTTCCTCGATCAGATTTTCCCAGTCCACCTCATCAAACTTTTTTAGCTTTAAAAGTTCGGCGGTTTTTGAAGCCCAGAGAACAAAATCCTGATCATATAAGGCTTTCATTGATAAAGCTGTTTCTACTGCCATAGTTTCGTTCCAACTGATCATAAAACTATGTCTTTAGCTTAACTTTACTAGCGCAAACCCTTTTAACTTTTTTGTCCTTTACTAAGCAGTGTAACTCGATCTCATCAGACGTTATACAATAAATCTTGTCCCTCGATCGCATTGTCCCATGACTACCCCCTTCACTGCCGCAGAAATTGCCTCAGAAGGCATCAAACCCGAAGAATACGAAGAAATAGTCAAAAGACTGGGAAGACACCCCAACAAAGCCGAATTAGGAATGTTTGGCGTGATGTGGTCGGAACACTGCTGTTATAAAAACTCCCGGCCGCTGCTCAAACAATTCCCCACCACCGGCGAAAAAATTCTCGTCGGACCGGGGGAAAATGCCGGAGTAGTGGATTTAGGCGATGGATTGCGATTAGCCTTCAAAATCGAGTCCCATAATCATCCTTCTGCGGTGGAACCCTTCCAAGGTGCCGCTACCGGAGTCGGAGGCATCCTGCGGGATATTTTTACCATGGGGGCCCGGCCCA
This Microcystis wesenbergii NRERC-220 DNA region includes the following protein-coding sequences:
- a CDS encoding ISKra4-like element ISMae42 family transposase; this encodes MTPKQQQELNQHIQAIAKILHQEAEAEKIQTLEGIETTIREQTLKYITPKLGFFFVTKTTGTQAGRPRKIKSIIGELCLTEKQAIRLNIPRNNQISPYLERCCLRASANVSYENAARDLQFYIGMKVSARTQQRLVHRHQFAEEESGNPVQEISLDGGKVRLRTETKGEACIWKDYKAICVDTFLRKAWFGENESLIYWVNQQPLSDPLTCLGDGHPGIGKIVKNWDCPGEKREILDWFHLVENLHKVGGSVKRLKKAESLLWQGKIEETIALISPLKNERAENFCRYLEIHRHRIVNYNYYQQEEICSIASGAVESTVKQIDRRLKISGAQWNEENIPQVLKHRCAYLNNSL
- a CDS encoding DUF29 domain-containing protein yields the protein MISWNETMAVETALSMKALYDQDFVLWASKTAELLKLKKFDEVDWENLIEEVECMGKSDRRAVESLLTQLIEHLFKLAYHKSERERERNVCHWVGEIASFRTQLGEWLETTTLSNHARDYFQKAYSNARKTSIQAKTVTGDAIPVEPPFSLEQVLDGEWFPIDIDHYFDI